TTCCGAGAGCACAATGCCGACATGATTTCATTGCAGGAAAAGATCGACACCTCAACCCCCGCAGGACGCCTTTTTTACACCATGATTGCTGCCATGGCTCAGTGGGAACGTGAAGAAACCGTGGATCGGGTTAAGGCGTCCATTGCCGTTCGCGCCAAACTTGGAAGTTCGCTCGGTGGCCCGGCTCCGTTCGGGTATGAATGGAAGGACAGAAAACTTGTCATCCATTCCAAGGAAGCTCCCGTCCGAAAACTCATGTTCGATCTGTTTTTGAAACATCGCCGAAAAAAAACCGTCGTTCGCCTTCTCAACGACGCCGGGCACCGGACTCGAAACGGCTCATGTTTTACAAGTAAGACGGTTACGCGTCTGTTGCAAGACCCCATCGCTAAAGGCGTTCATCGCGGCAATTACACTACGCGAAATGGACAAGGCAAAGGATGGAGTGTGAAACCGGAAAGTGAATGGGTTTTGCATGAAGTCGAAGGAATCGTAAGCGCGGAGGTCTGGGAACAATGCAATCAACTCATTGGCGATTCCCTGAGCAAACAGAAGCGTCCGGCCAAACGCCCTGTTCATGTCTTCGCGGGTGTTACTGAATGCAAATGTGGGGAAAAAATGTATGTGCCTTCAAACAGTCCCAAATACATTTGCCGAGCATGCCGAAACAAAATCGCCATCGCCGATCTCGATGCCATCTTCTGTGAGGAAATCAAAGCATTCTCAATTTCGCCGGATGCCATTGCCGCGCATCTCAACGACGCAAACTTAGTCACCTTGGAAAAACAGAGGCTATTGGCTGTGCAGGAGGAGGATTTGCAACGCCTGGGCAAAGAAATCAAACGCACCTACGACCTTTATCAGCAGGAAAAATTGGATGCCGATGGATTCTCCAAGTTTTACGCGCCTTTGGAAGAACGCAGAAAACAGTTGGAATCAGCCATTCCAGCGTTACAAGCCGAAGTGGACGTGCTGAAGGTGCAGAATGTGTCGGCGGCCGAAGTCGCAGCACAAGCGAGCAATTTATACGACCACTGGCAAATCATGCAGCCAAGCGAGAAAAGAGAAATCGTGGAAATCATTACAGAAAAGATCGTGGTGGATAAAGACGAAATCGCCATAAACCTTTACAGTCGTGATTTTTGTAAAGATATGGCAAATAGGTGGCGGAAGGGGTGGGATTCGAACCCACGGTAGGGTTGCCCCTACTCCTGATTTCGAGTCAGGTGCCTTTAACCACTCAGCCACCCTTCCATTTTCCATCAGAGACTTGCAATCACGGCGAAAAGGCTTCGCCGAATGCGTCCTGACATTGCACCGGGCAGGAGGAAAAAACCAGACTTTTTTGCGATGGCCGATTTTATGGATCGTTGATTTTGATTCTTGTCTTTCAGCGCTAAATCGCGGCAGCATTATTTCCCTGCCAAGATTTGTTCGACGAGTTCGTTGATATAGATTCTTTGGGTGGCGGTGAAGGGCGCGGCAGCCGGGATGCGCGGAACTTTTGCGCCTTCGCCGTGGCGTTCGGAAACTTCCGCGATGAACGCGTACAAAAAATCTTTTTGTTGTGGCGTGAATTCCTCTTGCGCCGGCAACGCGACTTTTGCCAGCGCCACGGCGCAGAACTTGAATTCCGGCTGCAACGAGATTTCGTCAACGGCATCGTTGGTAACGGCGTTGACGGTCAAATTCTCACCGAAAAGATCGTTCCAATGAAATGGCACGAAGCAATCGCCGGGGCGCACGCGATCCGAAATCTTCACTGGATAAATTGCGAAGCCGCGCCGGGAACTTACTTTGATGAGATCCCCATTTAGCGCGTCGAGTTCCGCGACGTCATCGGTGTGCATCTCGACGAAAGGGCCCGGATTTAGTTTATTGAGCGACGCAATTTTTCCAGTCTTGGTCAGGGTGTGCCACTGATGCGCCAGCCGGCCGGTCGTCAGGGCGAAAGGAAAATCGGCATCGGGCAGTTCCGCGGGCGGAACGTAAGGCCGCGCAAGGAAGCGCGCTTTCCCGGAGTCCGTCGGGAAACGAATGACGGGTGAGGTTTTTTCGTTCGACAAATAGCGGATGGCTTTTCCGGTTTCGTCATCGGTGTCGCATGGCCATTGTTGAGTGTGGTTTTGCAGGCGTTCGTGGGAAATGCCTCCAAGATCGTAACCGGTCTTGGTGTTTCGTAATTGGCGTATCTCGTCGAACACGGCGGCGGAGTTTTTGTAAGGAAAACTTTTCTCGAAACCCATGTAACCCGCCACTTCTTTGATGATTTGCCAATCGGGCAAGGCGTCGCCCGGCGGAGAAACGGCGCGTTCCATCAGTGTGACACAGCGTTCAGAATTGACCATCGTGCCCTCGGCTTCCGCCCAGAGCGCGCCGGGCAGAAGGATGTCCGCGTAGCGCGAAGTTTCGGTGGGATGATAGGCATCCTGGACCACGACCAGCTCGGCGCGTTCCAAACCGCGGATCACGCGCTGGCGATTCGGCATGGAGGCGACGGGATTCGTTCCGATGATCCACACGGCTTTGACTTCGCCGGCTTCGAGGCCCTTGAAAAGCGCGACGGCATCAAGCCCGGGCGTTGAGCGAATGGAATGCGGCGGCAAGCCCCAAAGTTTTTCGATGAACTCGCGATCGCTGACGCGCGTCACGTCGCGCTGCCCGGGCAAAGCGTGGCTCATGTAACCGACTTCGCGGCCGCCCATCGCGTTCGGCTGGCCGGTGAGTGAAAACGGTCCGCTGCCCGGCCGGCAAATTTTCCCGGTCGCGAGATGGAGATTGCAGATGGCATTCGTGTGCCACGTGCCGTGCGTGCTTTGATTCAAGCCCATCGTCCAAAAAGTCGTGAACTCGGGAGATTCCCCGATCCACTTGGCGGCGGTTCGAATATCCGCCTCGCTCAAGCCGGTGATTTCCGCGACGCGACGTGGTGGATAATTGCCGAGCAACGCCGACAACTCCTCCCAGCCTTCGACATATTGCGAAATAAATTCTTCGTTTACCGCGCCATTCGCGCGGAGCAAATGCAGCAAACCATTCAACAACGCCAGATCTGTGCCGGGCTTGATTTGCAAAAATAAATCCGCCTTGTCCGCTGTTGGTGTGCGGCGCGGATCCACGACGATTATTTTTGCGTTGCGCTTTTGCCGGTTGAGCAATCGCAAAAACAAAATCGGATGGCACTCCGCCATGTTCGCGCCGATCACGAGCGCGCAGTCGAGTTGGTCAATGTCCTGATACGAACCGGGCGGCCCATCCGCTCCCAGCGAAAGTTTGTAACCGCTTGCCGCGCTCGACATGCAAAGGCGCGAATTGGAATCAATGTTGTTCGTGCCGAGAAATCCCTTGGCCAGTTTGCAGGCGAGATATTGTGCTTCGAGCGAAAGCTGGCCGGAAACATACAGCGCGACGGTATCCGGCCCATGACGTTTAATGATTTCCTGGAATCGTTCGGCAGTCATCCGCAACGCGGTGTCCATCGAAATTCTTTCGCGTTCGGAATCTTTTGACGCGCGCGCGAATGCCGAGGTTAGGCGGTCTTTTGTGGTAAGCGTCTCTGCGCACGAAAGCCCCTTGGTGCAGAGGCATCCGAAATTTGCGGGATGTTTTTTGTCGCCAGCGACGCTGACAACGCGTTCGTCCTTCACATGCAGCACCATGCCGCAACCGACACCGCAATACGGACACACCGTTTTGGCGTGCCGGACGTGCGCGGACGGTGTGGCCAAATCATTCGTCATTCGAGAACATGGCCTGGAGCGTGTTCAGATCGTGGCGCGTGCTGAACTGTTGAAAACTCTCCCGGCCCGCGCGTTTTTTCAGATACACGCGCAAAATCTTTTCAATCGTCGGCGATAATTCCGACGCGCGCAAACCGGTGAATACCTGACGGCCCACGGCTTGATGTTTCCCAAAACCACCGCCGAGGAAAACATGATACCCATCCTCGCCGCCGATTTTTGTGCCCAACAAACCGATGTCGCCCATGTAATGTTGGGCACAGGAATTCGGACAGCCGGTGAGGTGGATGTTGACCGGTTGATCCAGTTCGACATTTTTTTTCAGGTGGCGAATCAATTCGAGTGCGTGGCCCTTCGTGTTCGACTGGGCGAATTTGCAATAGCTGTTCCCGGTGCAGGCGATGACGCCGCTGGCCACGTGCGATTGCTCGACACCGAAACCGGACTTAGCCAGCGTACGCTTCAACGTGGCGACGAACGCATCCGGCACATTAGGAATAATAAAATTTTGCCAGACCGTCAGGCGTACTTCGCGGCTGCCGTAAAGTTCCGCGAGTTCCGCGAGGCGCAAAAGCTGTTTGGGCGTGATCTGCCCGGCGGGGCAGGTGGCGCCGACGTAATTCAGACCGCGTTGTTTCTGCGGAAAATCTCCCACATGCGAATGCGGAAGTTCTTGATCGGCCCAGCGAACCATTGCGGGATCCAGGGCGGCGCGGGTTAATTTTGTGCCGAGCTTGGTTTCCACCTGCGCCAGATATTCCTCCAGCGGCATTTTTTCGAGCAGATGTTTCAGGCGCGCGCGCTTGCGGTCGGTGCGGCAGCCGCGTTCGATGAACACGCGCACGATAGCCACAACCACTTTGTTGATTTCCGCGGGCGCGACGAGCACGCCGAGGTCGCGTGCAAAAGTTTTATGGCCCGTTGCGCCGCCGAGCGCGATGCGAAAGAAAACTTCTTCGCCGACCTTGACGGCTTTGACGCCGATATCATTCGTATCCTCGACGGAGCCGATGAGTCCGCCGCCGTCGTAGGCGATATTGAACTTGCGCGGCAAATTATAAAACGAACGGTCGTTGATGATGATTTGCGCGAGCGCGTGGACGAGCGGCATCACGTCAATTAATTCGACAGGATCAATGCCCGCGGTGGGATTCGCCGTGAGATTGCGGATATTGTCCGCGCCCGCGCCGCGCGTGTGCAGGCCGATGCTTTGGATGCAGCGCAACACTTCGGGCGCGTCCCTGGGCTGGATGAGGCGCATTTGCAGGTTCGCGCGCGTAGTGATCTGCACATAACCGCTCGTCAGTTCCTGCGCGATGCGGCTCAGTTCGCGAAGTTGAAAGGAGGTCAGCGCGCCGCCGGGAATCCGCAGCCGCGCCATGAAAGCGTCCTTCATCGGCGTGAGGAAAAATAATCCATTCCACTTGAAACGAAAGCCGTCTTCCTTATCGGGCGGTTTATTGTTGGTGGCGTTTTCGACGATTTGTCCGTAGGCGTCGAGCGGGTGCAATTCGCGTTTGACGCGTTCCTCGAAAATCAAATCCTCGAGCGCATCTTTCGCGGCGGCGGGCGCAGCTTCAATATCGGAGAATTTCAAACCCTGCTCCGTGAGCCCGGCGAAAAATCCTTCGAGATATTTTCGCTGATCGTCGTTCAGCGGTTCGCCATTGATAAATTTGAGCGGCAGATTACTCATTCAATAAACGTCCCGTTGATAGCGCTTGTCCGTCTTCAATTTTGCGACATAAGCCTTGGCGTCGTCCGCGCTTTTACCGCCTACGGTTTCAATGATCTTGTGCAGCGCGGCATCCACGTCCTTCGCCATGCGCGAAGCGTCGCCGCAGACATACACGTGCGCGCCATCCTGCAACCACGACCAGAATTCGGTTCCGTGCTCGAGCATCCGATCTTGCACATAAATTTTTTGCGCCTGATCGCGCGAGAAGGCGGTGGATAATTTTGCGAGGCTGCCATCCGCCTGCATCTGCTCCAGTTCGTCGCGATAATAAAAATCGCTGGCGGCGCGCTGCTCACCAAAGAAAAGCCAGTTCCGACCTTTGGCTGCAGCGGCGCGGCGTTCGTGCAGAAATCCGCGAAAGGGCGCGACTCCCGTGCCCGGGCCGATCATAATGACGGACGTGGCGGCATCGGCGGGCAGGCGAAACCCATGCGAAGTTTGAATGAACACCGGCACGGAAGTTTCCGTTCCGACGCGGTCGGCCAAAAAAGTGGAGGCCACGCCTTTGCGCGCGCGACCATGCGATTGATGGCGCACGACGTTGATGGTCAAATGCACCTGGCCCGCATGCGCCTTCGGACTCGAAGCGATGGAATATAATCTCGGCGCCATTTTTTTAAGCTGGCCGATAAATTCAGCCGGCGAAAATTTCGCGGCTGGGGTTCGCATCAACAGGTCAATGACCTCGCGGCCCCAAAGCCATTTGCGCAAATCTTCCTTGCGGTCGGGCTCAAGCAACGCGCGCAAATCGGAATTGTGGACGGCCACATATTGCAGCAGTTCCGGCGACGGTTTCGTGATGTCAAACGTCTCACTGAGAGCTTTGCGCAAAGGAACTTCACCGCTTGAAAGGCTCACCGCCTCCTCGCCGTCACAACCCAGCGCGCGCAGCACATCGCTGACGAGTTCAGAGCAATTAACCGGATAAATCCCAAGGGCGTCGCCGGATTCATAATTCAAATCGGAACCGGCGAGGGAAATCTCGAAGTGGCGCGTTTCTTTTTCCGAACCTTCGGCGTTCAATTTGCGATTGGTTAGCAATCGCGCGGCGAAAGGATTCGTTTTTGAGAAAACTTTTTCAGGCGCGGCCTCGGAAATTTGAATAGCCGGAGATTCGGCGGGAGCGTTTGTTGTCGGAGCCAATGCGCGCAATACGCCTTCCTGCCAAGCTTTGGCCTTCGCTTCGTAATCCAGATCGCAATCGGCCAACGGATGAATCCGTTTTGCCCCCAGTTTTTCGAGGCGTGCGTCCATTTTTTTCCCCGCGGCGCAGAACTGTTCGTAGTTGGTATCGCCCAGTGCGAGCACGGAAAAATGGAGATGCGCCATCGCCGCCGCCGCGTCGGTTTGCAGCCAATCCCAGAACGCTTGCGCGTTGTCCGGCATATCGCCATCGCCGTAAGTGCTTGTGACGACGAGCAAGTTCGTCTCTTTTGACCAATCCACCTTGGCGTGTTCGGCGGCATCAAGCACACGCGCGTTGCACCCCTGGGTCTTGGACTGTTTAGCGATTTGTTTCGCCAATTTTTCGGCGGTTCCGGTCTGGCTTCCGAACAATATGACGACGGGCACGGTTGCGGCGGGGGTTTCTCCGCCGCGGATTTCGCTCGTGTGGACGTAGCCTTTGCTGGCGAGGAATCCCGCCATGTAACCGTTCAGCCACAATCGCTGTTGCGGATTGAACGGCGCGTTCTCGGGTATGAATGGTATGGTTGGCATTTAATTTGTCAGGCTCACGTCAGAAATTGAATTCGAGTTGGGCCCAAAACTTTTGGATGTCCACATTGCCCACCGCTAGCGAAGGCGCGGGCGCGTCCTGTCCCTGGTAGTAGGCATACTTGACCAGCACGTTCCAATGCTTCGCGAATTTTTTGGAAATCACGGCGTCGAATTCCTGGCCGTAATCGCCGCTGCCGTAGTCGGCGTCGTACTTGTGATAAACAAAACGCAGCGGGATTTTCGTGGGCAACATGACTTGCGCGTAACCGTAAATATCGCGCAAACCATTTGCCGGCGTCGTGAGGAAAACATCGTCCCAGCCATTGAACGCATGGAGCGTCGCGAGCGGTGTGCGGAAGGAGGCGCGCCCGCCGCCAGCGCCGGAATTCACGCCGCTGCCGAGGTCTTCGATGCCACCGCCGAACGAAAACGGATCCACCGTCGCGCCGAGTTCGAGATTATAATAATCCGCGTCGTAGCGGAGCAAGCTGTCGCCGTAATCGGTTTGGTAGGCGAATTCTGCGCGATAATCCACGGAGATTTTTTGCGAGATCGGCGCCGCACCCGCGAAATAGCCGCCGTAAGTGGCGGAGGAATTGGCCGCGCCGGCGGCGTTCTCAAGATTCAACAGGTAAGTATAACCAACAAATTTTCCGTACTTCCAACCGGAGTAGGAAATATTGATGAGATGCGAATCGGAACGAAAATCCTCGTTGGCAGTGGACAATCCGGAGACGTCGCCATAAACGCGATGCACATCCCAAAGGTAGCCATAATATAAATTGAGGCCCTTGATCGGTTCGCTGCTGATGGTCGCCGAATCGTAGGTTTGCATGTTTTGGCGCCAGCCGACATCGCCGACAAAACGATGATTGTCGAGAACGATGCGTTGTTCGCCGACCTTTGCGTTCACATAATCCTCGTAAGCGTAGCCGAACCACGCCTGGTCGAGTCGCGTGAGTGGAGGATCGGCAACGACCGGTCGCGCGCCTTGCGCGTTGGAACCGCCGGCGTTGTAATTATGCTCGGGCCCGAGCGCGGTGACATTCACACCCTCGACCATGCCTTGAAAACCGTAGAGCGGCGCGGTGGTGAAGCCGAATCGCGTGCGCAAGGTGGGCGCGTAGGAATTTTTCGTTATGCCCGGTGCGCCTTCTTCGTTCGCCTGTTCGTAGCGCAAACGCATGTTCACATTGAATTTTCCCTTCGCGATGGCATCGGGAATTTTCACACCCAAAAAATTATCCATCTGATCCACGATGGATTGGGGCGCGTTAGTTCCGGCATCCGTGGCGGAAGGAGCCGCAGCTTTCGGGGCGGCGGGAAGCGGAGCCGGTTGCGCGGGGCCGGAATCCGTGAAGGCGGCTTGCTGGGCAAGAACGGAAGCGGTGAAGGCCATGAGCATGCCTCCGCCGATCAAGGTTTTTTGAGCGTTGGATTGGGATTTTTTCATGAGGTTTTTGAATGGATCAGAATGAGCGGTTGGTGTGAGGTTTATGCGGCCTGAGCGACGGCTGGTTTTCGATGGGCGCGTTCTTCGAGAAAGCCAATGAGGTGCTCGCGGCAGCGGTAGTATTCCGGGTCTTCCAATAATTTTGCGCGGTCGCGCGGACGCGAAAACGGAATGGGTAAAATCTCACCGACGCTTGCGGCGGGGCCGTTGGTCATCATGACGACGCGGTCGGCAAGCAGGATCGCCTCGTCCACGTCATGCGTTACCATCAGGGCGGTGAGCTGTTTGCGGCTCCAGACCTCGAGCAAAACTTTCTGAAGCTCG
The Verrucomicrobiia bacterium genome window above contains:
- a CDS encoding sulfite reductase subunit alpha → MPTIPFIPENAPFNPQQRLWLNGYMAGFLASKGYVHTSEIRGGETPAATVPVVILFGSQTGTAEKLAKQIAKQSKTQGCNARVLDAAEHAKVDWSKETNLLVVTSTYGDGDMPDNAQAFWDWLQTDAAAAMAHLHFSVLALGDTNYEQFCAAGKKMDARLEKLGAKRIHPLADCDLDYEAKAKAWQEGVLRALAPTTNAPAESPAIQISEAAPEKVFSKTNPFAARLLTNRKLNAEGSEKETRHFEISLAGSDLNYESGDALGIYPVNCSELVSDVLRALGCDGEEAVSLSSGEVPLRKALSETFDITKPSPELLQYVAVHNSDLRALLEPDRKEDLRKWLWGREVIDLLMRTPAAKFSPAEFIGQLKKMAPRLYSIASSPKAHAGQVHLTINVVRHQSHGRARKGVASTFLADRVGTETSVPVFIQTSHGFRLPADAATSVIMIGPGTGVAPFRGFLHERRAAAAKGRNWLFFGEQRAASDFYYRDELEQMQADGSLAKLSTAFSRDQAQKIYVQDRMLEHGTEFWSWLQDGAHVYVCGDASRMAKDVDAALHKIIETVGGKSADDAKAYVAKLKTDKRYQRDVY
- a CDS encoding recombinase family protein, whose translation is MKENSAPKKRVGIWIRVSTEDQAQGESPEHHEHRGREYAKFNNWTVSEVYDLAGVSGKTVMEHSEAKRMLSDLKRGHISGLIFSKLARLARNTRELLDFADFFREHNADMISLQEKIDTSTPAGRLFYTMIAAMAQWEREETVDRVKASIAVRAKLGSSLGGPAPFGYEWKDRKLVIHSKEAPVRKLMFDLFLKHRRKKTVVRLLNDAGHRTRNGSCFTSKTVTRLLQDPIAKGVHRGNYTTRNGQGKGWSVKPESEWVLHEVEGIVSAEVWEQCNQLIGDSLSKQKRPAKRPVHVFAGVTECKCGEKMYVPSNSPKYICRACRNKIAIADLDAIFCEEIKAFSISPDAIAAHLNDANLVTLEKQRLLAVQEEDLQRLGKEIKRTYDLYQQEKLDADGFSKFYAPLEERRKQLESAIPALQAEVDVLKVQNVSAAEVAAQASNLYDHWQIMQPSEKREIVEIITEKIVVDKDEIAINLYSRDFCKDMANRWRKGWDSNPR
- a CDS encoding NirA family protein, which encodes MSNLPLKFINGEPLNDDQRKYLEGFFAGLTEQGLKFSDIEAAPAAAKDALEDLIFEERVKRELHPLDAYGQIVENATNNKPPDKEDGFRFKWNGLFFLTPMKDAFMARLRIPGGALTSFQLRELSRIAQELTSGYVQITTRANLQMRLIQPRDAPEVLRCIQSIGLHTRGAGADNIRNLTANPTAGIDPVELIDVMPLVHALAQIIINDRSFYNLPRKFNIAYDGGGLIGSVEDTNDIGVKAVKVGEEVFFRIALGGATGHKTFARDLGVLVAPAEINKVVVAIVRVFIERGCRTDRKRARLKHLLEKMPLEEYLAQVETKLGTKLTRAALDPAMVRWADQELPHSHVGDFPQKQRGLNYVGATCPAGQITPKQLLRLAELAELYGSREVRLTVWQNFIIPNVPDAFVATLKRTLAKSGFGVEQSHVASGVIACTGNSYCKFAQSNTKGHALELIRHLKKNVELDQPVNIHLTGCPNSCAQHYMGDIGLLGTKIGGEDGYHVFLGGGFGKHQAVGRQVFTGLRASELSPTIEKILRVYLKKRAGRESFQQFSTRHDLNTLQAMFSNDE